One Dictyoglomus thermophilum H-6-12 DNA window includes the following coding sequences:
- the xerA gene encoding site-specific tyrosine recombinase/integron integrase: MILDLKREIENYINYLRFERNYSPNTLRSYSRDLMDFYKYCKEKDLDFTNKRNVRSYIQFIAQKNYKNSTFVRKVISLRSFFEYLLTFEKINEDLTVFIPTPKAEKKLPQFLSVDEVMKLLNSPSLDDLIGIRDRAIIETLYATGIRVSELVGMNEEDINWNYGEIRVFGKRAKERIVIVGEETLKILQLYKDHVRPKLLKKPEKAFFLNAKGGRISDRAIRMIIKKYTKDFNKKVSPHTLRHTFATHLLEGGADLRYVQELLGHVRISTTQIYTHLTSEQIRKTYTLSHPRAIKKETKEE; the protein is encoded by the coding sequence ATGATTCTGGATTTAAAAAGAGAAATAGAAAATTACATAAATTATTTGAGATTTGAGAGAAATTACTCTCCAAACACTTTAAGGAGTTATTCAAGGGATCTTATGGATTTTTATAAATATTGTAAAGAAAAAGACTTAGACTTTACAAATAAACGAAATGTTAGGAGTTATATTCAGTTCATAGCCCAAAAAAATTATAAGAATAGTACTTTTGTAAGAAAGGTTATAAGTTTGAGAAGCTTTTTTGAGTATTTATTAACTTTTGAAAAAATTAACGAGGATTTAACGGTATTCATACCAACTCCTAAAGCGGAAAAAAAGCTTCCACAATTTTTATCAGTAGATGAAGTAATGAAGCTTCTAAATTCACCCTCTTTAGATGATCTTATTGGAATTCGAGACAGGGCTATTATAGAAACCTTATACGCTACAGGAATTAGAGTAAGTGAATTGGTTGGCATGAATGAGGAAGATATTAATTGGAATTATGGAGAAATTAGAGTATTTGGTAAAAGAGCTAAAGAGAGAATTGTAATAGTGGGTGAAGAAACCCTTAAGATACTTCAACTTTATAAAGATCATGTAAGACCTAAACTTTTAAAAAAACCCGAAAAGGCCTTTTTTCTTAATGCGAAAGGTGGAAGAATATCCGATAGAGCTATAAGGATGATCATTAAGAAGTATACCAAGGATTTTAATAAAAAAGTCTCTCCTCACACTTTAAGACATACCTTTGCGACTCACCTTCTTGAAGGTGGGGCAGATTTAAGGTATGTACAAGAGCTCTTGGGACATGTAAGAATTTCTACTACTCAGATTTACACCCATCTAACTTCTGAACAGATAAGAAAAACTTATACTCTTTCCCATCCAAGAGCTATAAAAAAGGAAACAAAGGAGGAATAA